From the Methanobacterium sp. BAmetb5 genome, the window TTCCGGATAAGACTGATGCATTCATCTCCTTCAATTACCATGGCCAGAACTGGTCCGGAGGTAATGTATTCCACCAGGTCACCGAAGAAAGGTTTTTCCTGGTGTTCGGCGTAGTGTTCCTCGGCCTGAGTACGGGGGATGATCATCATTTTTGCTGCCAGGATCTGTAGTCCCCGCTCCTCGAAGCGGGTTAAGATCTTCCCGGTTAACCTGCGCAGTACTGCGTCAGGCTTGAGCATCACGAAACTTTTTTGTTTCATTGTTTAACCCACTTAACTTTTCTGGGAACTCTACCGAGTTTGATACGATTTTTCTCACATTTGCTGCTGCAGAAAAGATACACTGTTCCGTCTTTTTTGACGTACATTTTGCCAGTGCCTTCTTCTATTTCCTCTCCGCAGAATGAACATGTTCTCATTGTTAACACCTTTAATTCTATGGAGTACGGATTTCCTTGGCTTCCCTGATGGTGTCCAAGAGCATCAGAATGTCGCCTTCCCTTATGGCTCCCATAACGTTTCGGGTTAAAATCCTACCCTTATCTCTTCCTTCTAATATCCTGCATTTTACTTGCATGACTTCTCCAGTCATACCGGTTCTTTTCAGAACCTCAATAACTTCTGCAGGAGTTGCTTCTGCCATATAATCACCTTAAAAAAATTAGAAAGGTCAAGGACCCTTCCAGTTAGTGTTATTATTTCTTGAGTTCTTCTACCTTTTCTACGATGTCTTTGATGAGCTCTTCAGCTTCACCAGCATCAACGATACATGCAGATGCAGTTCCCACGTTCAGACCAGCGGCTTCTCCCAGCTCATCCTTGGTAGGTATGTAGATGTAAGGTATTTCCTTTTCTTCAGCGAGAACAGGCATGTGAGCGATAATTTCAGCGGGGTCAACATCCTCTGCTAATAATACGAGTAAAGCGTCGCCTCTTTCAACCGCTTTGGTAACTTCGTTGCTTCCTTTTCCAACTTTACCAGTGTCTCTTGCTATTTCTAAAGCTTCGTAAGCTTTGTCGGCTAACTCTTTAGGTACATCAAATTTAACATACATTGCTTTTGCCATTTATTTACCTCCTTTTTCATCTGGTTTTAACCATCCATCGGCAAACTCTAATTTTAGATTTCACATTATTTAACTTATACGCTGTGAAGTTATGGTCCCGATGTTAAGACCAGAAAATTCTAATTTTAAACCATAAAACAATATTTTAGAATTCTAAAATTAGATGTAACAAAGTTGGTCAATCACAGTATATAAACTTTACTTGATAGAGTCATCTGGATCATGTTATGGGTTAACTAAGTGGCCGAAACAGGGCTGCACTGGACTACTATTGGTATTACCCGGGGTCCTGGGATTGGACAAACCTTAATTGAATATACTGTTAATTAACCATTGTTGTTTATTTGGGGAAAATTTTTCTCCGCATCTACCCGCAAGACTCTCCAAGTTGGTGTAAGTAGCGGGAGAATAGGTTGAAAATAGTTAGAGTGGGATGAGCTTTATATTCAAAAAAAGTAGCAGTAACAATCGTTTTTTAAAACTTTAAAAAATAAAAGAAAGAAGAAAGGTAAACTTATAGTCTTTTGACGGCGAGTTCGACATCAGAAGCTTTAACAGTTTTCCTTCCTGCGTGTTTTGCCAGTTTAACAGCTTCAGTAGCGATGGTTTCGCCTTTTTCTTCTAAGGCTTTGGCTAGAGCTTCTCTAGCATCGTCACTTACTCTTTCTGCACCGGCGTTCTTTATTATTCTTCCAATTGGAGCTATTGGTAATTCCATATTAATCACCTCATTTTTGTATATTTGTTAATATACACTGTTGCCGTACTCCTATATATAAGTATCGTTAAAATCAGTGATTATTTGGTGATCTGTATGGTATTGGGTCATGTCATGATGATCCCTATGATCTTGGGTCAGCACATGACGAATTATATGATCTTGGCTACTGATAAAAAAATTGGGATATAGAAATAGTCCAGATCACCTCTAAAAAAAAGGTGGGATAAAATCCCTTAATTGTCCTTTATAACCTTTAAAAGGGAATCAATATCTGGATCTATTTCAATAGGTTCTTCGCATGCATTGATGGCAACATTTGGGTCTTTTAAAACATGTCCAGTGACCACGCACACTACTTGTTCGCCTTTATCTATTTTTCCAGAGTTTACCAGTTTTATAAGCCCAGCAATTGATGCTGCGGAGGCCGGTTCCACTCCAATCCCTTCGGTCCGGGCCAGTAGTTTCTGGGCGGAAAGGATCTCTTCATCACTGACTGTTTCTGCCAGTCCATCTGATTCAGTAATAGCCCGGATGGCCTTTTTGGAACTCACCGGGGCACCGATCCTAATGGCGGTAGCCACTGTTTCTGGGTTTTCCACAGGTTCAATATCATTTCGACCTTCCCAGATTGCGTGGGCTATGGGTGCTGCTCCTTCTGCCTGAATACCAGTCATACGGGGGAGATCATCAATAAATCCGGCTCTATGGAACTCAGTTATTCCTTTCCAAATAGCGGAGATGTTCCCTGCATTTCCCACGGGTAGTATGATCCGGTCGGGTGATTTCCAACCCAGATCATCCACGATCTCAAATCCGATAGATTTTTGGCCTTCCAATCGGTAGGGGTTGATGGAGTTTAAGAGGTACAGATGACCATCCAGTGCCAGGCTGGTAATTGCCTCTAATGCCTGGTCAAAGTTTCCCCGTACTGAAAGAACCTGTGCCCCGTGGAACATGGCCTGGGCCAGTTTTCCCAGGGCTACTTTACCTGAAGGTAGCAGGACCACACATTTCAATCCTGCCCGGGCGGCGTATGCCGCCAGTGAAGCCGAAGTATTCCCTGTAGAAGCGCACCCCACGGTGTCCACACCTAGTTCCATGGCTTTGGTTATTCCCACACTCATTCCCCTGTCTTTGAAACTTCCGGTGGGGTTAGAACCCTCTACTTTAACGTATAGTTCTATTCCTAATTCATTGCCCAGTTTATCACATTTGCAGAAGGGAGTTCCCCCTTCTTCCAGGCTCACAATTCCTGCTGGATCAACGGGCATGAATTCTTTGTACTTCCACATGGTGGATTTGCGGCACTGGAAAACATCTTTAGACACACTCGGTTGACAGATAACTTCCAGTATTGAACCACACTTACTACAAGTGTATATTATTTCATCATCAGAGTATTCGGCTCCGCATGATATGCATCTCATCATAAAATCACCTTTAACTTTAAATAAACATTCACCATTCAATAGAATTCCATTTAAATAAATGAAATATTTTATTTTGCTTCAAATATATGGAACAAAACTATTAAATTTATGGCCGTAACTTAATTGGAGAATTACTTCAAAATAATTATCAGGGAATACAGTTATAAAAATTATTCCCCCAACCAGTATAATAACCCTTCCCGGGCATATAGGTTGTATTCTATTTGATTTAAAAAAGTTAAGACCGGGTTATATATTGGGGGGTTACTACTTGACCCGGGTAGTTAGACAACTCCCTTAATGTAACTGGCCCAACTAAGGGTTAAGTTCGCTTCAATGATGGAGGCAATGAATATCAAAACCAGGGCTATGGCCATCAGTACCAGTGTGTCCTTGAAATCATCGAAGTTAGCTTCCAGCAAGTATTTGAACTGGTTGGAAATGGAAAAATCTTTCTGGAGTTTTAACACGCCCTTAAGGATGTTTAACACAATGTTGGCCAGTCTGAATCCGGCAGCACCCGCAATTATGATTCCTAAAAGTTCGAACACTCCGTGGGGCAGGGTATAGATAATGAAGTCACCTAAAACATAGTGAGATGCAGTGTAACCAATAAATACTCCGTTGAAGATCAGGTAAATAGCGGTAACCACTCCGACAATCAAGCCACCGCCGTAGATTAAAAAGGCAATTTTGATGTTGTTCAAAAATATGGAGATGGTATTGAGCTGTAAATCACCTTCGGTAACGCGTTTCTTGAATGCTCCCAGTATACCTCCCAGGATAGGCTCCAACATCCCAGCAAAGGCGTATCCTATGAACATGGAAGAAATCAGCATCATGGCCGATAACACCAAAAATATCTCATTCCGGTTGTAAAGCCCACCAAGTAAACCTTCATATTTTTCTCTGGCCATGGAACTAGAACTCCTGATTTTTCTTACCTTAATGATTTAATATAATATGACCTTAACATAATATATACTCATGACTCTCCTAATATAGTTTCAGCCTTTTTACTGGCCTTTTCCCTTTTCCTTTGCAGATCTTCAAAGAAATCCTTTATCATCTCACCCGCCATGGCTTTACATTCGCCACACATCACGCTACCTTCCTGGCACTGGTGGTATATCTCTTTTAACCGGGTATCTGATGGTATAAGATGATAGAGTAACATCTCATAGACTACACAATCCTCAGGAATTCCTCCCCTTTCTTTTTGTTCTTCTAAACTTTCTCTTCCACCAGTTTTGGCGGATTTTAATTTCTTCATAGCCACTTCTGGTGGGTCACTCAGGAATATGGCAGTTTTTGGTTGGCTACTGGACATTTTACCACCGGTCAAACCGGTGATAAAACGGTGGTAGGTGGAAGAGGGGGTTATGAAATGGAACTTGGAATGGAAACGGTCGGCAATATCTCGGGTTAGGCGTATGTGTGGGTCCTGGTCTGGCCCTACTGGAACCACCGTGGGTTTAGGGCCTCCACAATCCTCCAGTTGGGGGTGTAATATGTCGGCTACCTGTATGAGGGGTGCGTAGATATGTCCAATGTTGGTTGACCCGTTAAAACCGTAAATTGCTTTCATTTCATTCATATTTACCTTTTTTGCCAGTTTATAGGCCAGATCAGTCACTATTTTGTTTTCAGACTGCAGGTAAATGTGCAGGTTTTTATCGGGATCCAGACCCAGGGCCAGGTAGTTGGTTATGTATTCTTCAATGGCTATTCTTTTGGCCTCTGGAAATTCAATTCCCCGGGCAGAGTAAGATTCCATATCGGCAATGGGGATGTAGATTTCGGCGCCATTTTCCTGGTACCAGATGAGCTGGTCCACGATCATTTTGTGGCCGATGTGCATTTTCCCACTGGGCATCATACCGGTTACCACTGCGAATTTACTCTTTTCACGGATGGCTTTAACAATTTTACCGTAATCTCTATGTCCAAATATGATTCCCCTTCTCATGAGGGTGTGGGGATCTTTCAGGTCACCTAAAATGTCTTGGAATGGTTTTATTCCAAATTCTTCAATGAGCTTTTCATAGTTTACTATGGCTGAACTCCATGGATCTATCAATAAATCACCTTTAATATGATAATCGTTGTTTAATTAGTTTATAAAGTTTGGTATGCCTTCAAAGTCATTATGGCCGGGTCCACTCAACATTGTAGTAGGTTATGTCCTGTTCATCATCCACCACTGCCAGCAAGAGTTTTTTGTTAACTCCATGGGCCACGCGAACATAGCTGGAAAAATTAAGCACGGATATATCCTGATTTTCAGTTAAAACCCTCACCACAAAATCAGAATGACCATTACCCGGGGATTTACCTCTTTCGTATAATCTAAACTCAGAACCATATTTGAAACCAGTTTTAACTATGTATCCTCGGTTTCTAAGGTCCCGGTAAACAATGTAGCGGTAAAAGAGGTCTTCATTCTGGATAATCTTCCTCATCTGGTGGGGGGAAATGATTTTTCCCTGATTTTCACGGTCTAAAATGTTTATTTTTCCCTTTTCCTGGAGATAAAAGGCCTCTATTAATGAAAGTTGCAGTTCTTCCTGGTTGTATTTACCGTAGTGACTTTTCTCACTTAAAGCCACTGCTTTTTTATCTTTGATTATTACTAGTTCTCCAATTAACTCGGCATCCATATAATTTCACCTATTTTTTAAATGACTGGGAAAATTACCCAGGGGATAAGGGTATTTTGAATGTTATCCTGAAGGTTTATGATTCTCTGGATTTTTAGTTAATCCCGGGCATGTAACCGCTGCAAGTCGCCTTCTTTTTTGTTCAGGCGGACCATGAATTCGGCAATCAAACCGTCCAGGAACAAGTGGGTGCTATCCTCGAAAAGGGTTCCCATAGGGGTCAGATCATCGTAGTTTCCCTTGAGAACATGGGAAGTGTAATATTTCCAGGGAACTTTGCTTTTACTGTCGATGTTTACCACCACGTTGGAATTCTTTCCCAGGGTGGATTGGGGGTCGGTGGTTATCCCTATTACTTTAGTTCCAACTTCACTGGCAGTTTCTGCAGCAAGGGTCACGGTTTTGGTTTCTCCTGAACCGGAGATTGCTATGAGGCAGTCCTCTTGGGTAAGGGCAGGGGTGGTTACATCGCCCACTACATGTACCGTGAATCCCAGGTGCATCAGGCGCATGGCAAAGGCTTTACCCACCAGTTCTGACCTTCCACTACCGACAATGAAGGTGGAGTTTGACCCAGTTATGCAATGGATCATCTGTTCTACCTGTTCAAAGTCAATGCGGCCAATAACTTCCAGGGCATGTTTGGCTATTCCTTCTGCGGTTTTTTTTAGATATTCCATATTCTATGAACCTTTATTTTTTTTCATTATCTTGTGAATAAGGTTATTTGCCCGGAATTTGTTGTTAAATTATAGTCCGGTGATTCTGATACCGGCCAGTTTAATTTTATTGCGTATATTGAGGTTTATCAAGAGAGGAGTAATTTTTTCCACTATTCGAGCGTTTTCCAGGTTTCCACAGTCTATGGCCCGGACTCCGGGTATTTTTTCGGCCAGTTTCATGGCTTCTTGTTTGGATTCCTCATCATCTCCGGAGATTAAACAATCACACTCCACACTGTTACCTATATTGGTTAGACTGGCCGCACTTATATTGTTGAAAGCAGACACTACCTTCACGTTTTTACTTTTTAGAAAATTAGCACTTCTTTCTGCTGCGGAGCCATCCCACACATTAACGTACTTCACGGGACTGCCACCCAGACAGCTTTCCATGGGAACCGTGGCATCAATTAGAATCTTACCCTCCACATGGTCTTTTATACTTTTGAGGGTAATCATCTGGGCCTGAAGGGGCACCGTTAAAATCAACAGATCCGCTTCATGGCATACTTCTTCATTGGTCATTCCCTTAACATTGGTGGATGCATCGGATTTCAACGTGTTTTTAATGAGGTCAACTGCATTATCAGCCTTTTTAACATCCCTTGACCCCACAATTACCTGTTCTCCTGCTTGGGCAAATCGCATTGCCAGTCCCATTCCCTGATCTCCAGTTCCACCTACAATTCCAATTTTCAAGAAAAACATCCCCTAATTTTTTTACTTAATTTCCATATTTCTTTCAAACTTTCTTTTTGAATAAAATTCACTATGATCCAAAATTAGATTAAATGTTCTAATTAAGTATTTGTGTGCCAGTCCACTAAAATTTTTTTAAAGGTTCATCCTGGTTGTAATAGATGTAAGTTGGGGTGATGGGAAAAATTTGGTGTTACGTGCGCAAACTATATATAGTAGTAACACAAAAAGATGTGTAAAATCAATGACTTAACGTCAATCATTATTCCCGACAGTTAATAACATGCAATAAATGATATTATATGTTTTATAAAAACCAATTTAGGTTTTAATACGTTTTTTAACGGTTAAAATATTTTATAACATTCACATAATGGCACTGTTTTGTCATTATGGTTTTGGTGATAGTGTCTTTTTTTTTATCTATCTGCTAATAATGTCTCTTTTAAAGAGAATGCTCAAAAATAGCAGGGGTCATGTTCCCATGCTATTTCTTATATAATACTAAATTCACAGATTAGAGGTGTTTCAATGTACGGTATGCGGTTCAAAGAACCCAATAGTCTTTAGTGGCGATTGTGGCAAACTGACAAAACCCAAATGGTCCGCAAACTAGCGGCATGTCCGAAATTGGCATGATTTTGTCGGAATGAACCAACGGAGGAATTTTATTAAGCGAAATTTATTTAAAGCGGTTACTATTGCTGCTTTAGTCTTATGTGCACTGCCGGTGAGTAGTGCTTCAAGTATAGGCGGGTATTTTATGCCTGGAGGAATGTACGGAGGAGAATCCGGATACTACTACTGGGAGGATTACTGTCCCCTGTGTGACCATTACGGTTGCCTATTAGTGAATCCCAAGGGAACTTACGAAGGTGAAGTTACCTGTTCCATATGTGACGCAGACTACGATGGATGTACTGGATACGACAAATCTGGATCTGGTGCAAGGGCTCGATTGATCCCGGCTGTCCTGGAAAAAGAGGAACCTGAAGTCACAGCCCAGTCTACCGAGGAAACTTCAGTACAGAATACCAATAATACCACAGTAACTCCCAATGCAACTGTAGAATCACCAGAACCTGAAATAACTTCTAAATCATTAGTTCCAATTTCAGATCACCCTGAAACTACCACAACTGTTGATATAGGCATTGACAATGTACTGGTAAACAACACAGTTCTACAGGCCCACCTAAAGAAATTAACTGAATTTGGCTGGTCCTAACATTAAAAACCAGCCATGGATATTTTTTTTAATCTACTAAATCAATTATTTTTTAAAATAAAATTAGTTCAAAATGCATTTTTGATTTTTATTGAGTAGGAACCTATTTTTATTAAATTAAATTAACCTAAAGATTTTTCAGTTTTTAGGATTTCTAAATTTTTAGGTTTATTAAAAAAGGTACAGATTTGATTGTCTAAAAAACATAATTCAATGATTATTCTCAATTTTTAGTTATATCTAATCAAATACAGGATTAATGGGATTTTAAAGATGTTATTTAAAAATAATATTGGGTTTAAAGAACAGTTCCTTAAACCATTTTTTCTATAAAATTCAGGCTTTGAATAACATCCTGGGGATCCTTCACTTCCACCATCACAATTCCATCATACTGGGCTTCAGCCATGTTTTTAAAGAGTGAATCAAAGTCTATATTTCCCGTGCCCAGGGCGTTGTGCTGGTCGAATGTTCCATCATTGTCACTCAGATGCACGTGCTTAATCAGAGGATAATCAAACATTTGGGAGGATGAAAAGCCAGAGTTATGGGCATGTCCAACATCCAGGGTCATGTATACCTCAATTTCTTCGAGAAGGGAGTTCAATTCATTTAAATCCTGGTAGAGCAGACCTTCGATCACCGGCATATTCTCCACACACATGAAGATACCCAAGTCCTGGGCATACTCCGCACATTCTACCAGAGATTCCAGGTTGTACTTTAAGATGTTATCCGCTATTTTTTTCCCCATAATGGGCATGCTTCCGGGATGTACCACTACTAGATCTGCATTCCACTCCACTGCCTTGTCCATGGACCTTTTAACTGAGGTAATTGAGGAATTACGAATGAGCTGGTTGTGTGATGCCAGGTTGATGTCCGAAAGTGGTGAATGTACTGTAAGTTTAACCTGATAAGAATCCAGTAAACCATCATCAATTTCATGGTAGGGGTACTCATTGATGATTTCACAGTAATCAACATTTTTTTCTTCCAGAAACTCCAGAACTTCCGGGAGAGGCTGGGGATACAGGGCCAGGGTTGAAACACCGATTTTCATGGTAAGATCTCCTTTAATTAAAATTAAAATTCAATAAAAAGAAGAATAAATAGGTTTGTTCTCTATTTTACTGATATTTCATACACTACTTATCATTCTTTCCTGATTCTAGCTTGGATAGAGAGATTACTCCTCTTGGCGTTGATGATAATTTCGGCCAGTTCAATATCCCTTTTTATTTTAATGGTACCTTTTTTGCCCACGGTAGCCGTGAAAAGGTAATCATCATCCACCAGAATATCGAATGGTGTTCCCACCACATCTTTACCGAAGTTTAAAACCACGTAGTTACCAGACATTTCTACTTTGACTGCTACGTATTCTGAAGGTAACAATTCAGGGATGTTTTCCTTTTTTCTGCGGGTTTTGGTAGTGGTGCCTTTTTTGGCTTCAATAGATTCCACTCCAATACTTATACCCACATTGCCTTCTAATTCATCGATATTTTTGCCTTTTTTACCGATTAATTTGGGAATGGAGTCTTCTTCCACCCACACCGTGGCCCGACGGTCTGATTTCATATCAACTTCCACCTGGCCCCGTACTATTTTCTTTACTTCCTTGATGATCTCCTTTTCGGCCATCTTCTGGATGGGTGTCTTTTTAAACTGGGTCATACCCACGTCCATGACAATGGTTTGTTCTCCGTAGGTGTAGATCTCATGCACCAAGTCGCCAGTTTCAAAGTCCCTGATTTCAATGACTGGCCGGGAAAGATCAGCCTCTAACATTCCACTGGGAACCTTAACGGTGAGTTTGATATCATAAATAGCAGCCACCCTTCCTTCGTCGATGTAGATGGTGGTGTCCACAATGGAAGGTATCATACCCAGCTCCACCCGACCAATAATTCGCTGAATGGCATCGATGGGTCGTGTGGCGTGCACCACTCCGATCATGCCTACTCCGGCCATTCGCATGTCGGCAAAGATACGGAAATCTTTGGTTTTACGGAGTTCATCGTATATAGTGTAATCCGGTCGCACCAGAAGTAAAATATCCGCTGTTTTGCTCATATCCTTTTCCAGAGGAGCGTACTGGGTGATTTCATCCCCTACCTGCAGGTCCCGGGGTGATTCCATGGTTTTGACAATGGTGCCCAGTTTCTGGTAGAACTCAGCTGCGGCCTGAGCAAAAGTGGTTTTACCTGCTCCAGGGGGTCCAGCAATGAGTATTCCCTTAGCACTGGTGGTTAACCTGTCTATGAGTTTATCCGGGAGCCGGTAACTGTCCATGGAAACCTTGGCCACGGGCCGAACAACAGTGATCTCTATACCATCGGAGAAGGGTGGTCGAGCAATGGAAATACGATACTCCCTGAACTGTACCACGGTAGCTCCTTCCCTTTCAATTTCAATGAAACTTTTAAAATCACTTTTGGCTCTCTCCACAATCTCCCGGGCCATGTATTCAACCTGACCCCTGGTCAGTGGTTTGGATCGGATACGTACCAGTTTTATGTTGCCTGGTTTTCCTTTCTTGGCTATGGGGACCACATTCTCTTTCAGGTGGACCGACATGGTGTGCTTGTCAAAGTACTTGGTTACTTCGATGTCCTGGTATTCCAGCATCTCTGGTTTGAGGTACACGGCGTTGAGTCCCTGGGCTTCAGCCACTTCCTTCTGTACTTTGTCACTGGTTATAAGGGTGGCCTTGTTTTCGCCGGCTGTATCCCGGATCATGGCATCGATTTCCCCTCCTCTGGCCAGTGATATCTCTTCCAAGTTGGGTCGGCGTCCCACGTAACTCAGGTGCACCTTTCCCTGGCTGTGCAGTTTTTGCAAATTTTTAAGCTCTTCCAAACCATTGTATCCACTATCTCTTCCTTTGTTGGCTTGGTTTTCCAATTCAGATACAACTGCTTCGGGCACGATCACCTCACAGCCCTGATAATCTTCTTCCTGGACTATACGGGTGATCCGACCATCAACTATAACACTTGTATCTGGAACAATTCTCATCCTACTTGTCTCCATAAACTTTTTCCGGGGCAAAAACCCTTTCCTTAACTATTTCAAGTTTCTGACCCTTATCTTTTATTTCTCGGAAGAAACAGGAGTAGTAACCCTCATGGCAGGCAGCACCCACTTGTTTTACCTTGAGGAGCACGGCATCCTGGTCACAGTCGGTGAAGATCTCCTTCACTTCCTGCACATGGCCCGAGCTTTCACCCTTAAACCATAACTGGTTACGGCTGGTGCTCCAGTAATGAGCATTACCTGTTTCAATTGTCTTTTTAAAGGCGTCACGGTTCATATATGCTACCATAAGTACTTCACCAGTTTTATAATCCTGGGATAGTGCTATAACCAGTTTTTCTCCGTTAACCACGTGACGGTAATTGAGCTGTGGTATCTCCATTTTAATCATTCCTTTACATTAATCCGGTCTACTAGAACTTCCCTGACCATTTCAAGAGATATTTGCTCCTGATCTCCGGATTCCATATCTTTGATGGTGACTTTACCTTCTTCCATTTCACGGGCACCTACCAGGACCACATATTTTGCCCCGGATTTACTGGCAAAGGAAAGAACTTTCTTAAATTTCCGATCCGCCAGTTCCACATCAGTTGAAATACCAGAATTCCTTAATTCTTGAGTTATTTTAAAGGCATCCAGTTTCATTTCCGAGGATATGGGTGCAACAAACACATCCACTCTTCCTTCTGATGGGGCAGTGGTTCCCTGTATTTTAAGGGCTTCCATAACCCGGTCGAAGCCAAAGGCAAACCCAGTGGATTCCACCTTTTCGCCACCGAAAAGTTCTATTAAATTATAGGTTCCCCCACCACTTATTTGTTTCTGGGCACCCAGACCTTCCACGTAGATCTCAAAAACTGTACCAGTGTAGTAATCCAGTCCCCGGGCAATACCCAGATCCACGACGTAATCACTAAAACCGAATGCTTCTAACATTCCCAGGAGAGTTTCCAGTTCTTTAAGTGAGTTTAATGCATCAGGATAGGTACTGATTATTTTTTCCACAGTACTGATTACCTCCTGATGACCCCGCATACCAATTAATTCCATCAGTATATTTCGGGACTCAGCCGGGAGTTCCAGATCTTCCAGTAATTTTTCTAGCTCTCCAGCATCCCCTTTATCGATGAGTGCCATGATCTGGTCCTGCTCGTCTGCTGAAACACTGTCCTGGTTGAGGATTCCCCTTAATATCCCCAGGTTACCCAGGTGTATCTGGTAATCTTCCAGTTCCAGTTCTTCCAGGCACTGGGCAGCCATGGCAATGATCTCTGCTTCACTGTCTGGGGATTTTCCCCCAATGAGTTCGCACCCCAGCTGCCAGAACTGACGGAAACGTCCAGCCTGGGGTCTTTCGTAACGGAAGCAACTGCCGAAGTAGTACATTTTAATAGGTCGTGGTGCCTTCTGGAGATTGTTCAAGTATAATCTGGCTACTGGTGCTGTTAATTCGGGTCTAAGTGCCAGATCCCTTCCTCCTTTGTCCTGAAAGTTGTATATTTCTTCTATGATCCCTTCACCGGATTTGAGGGTGAAAAGGGAGAGATCCTCAAATATGGGAGTTTTGATCTCCTGATAACCGTAGGTTTCAAAAACTCTCCTCATGGTGTTTTCCACGAGTTTCCTTTTTTTCATATCATCAAAGAGGAAATCACGGGTTCCTCTTGGTTTTTGTAGTTCCATTACTAATTCTCCTTAAATATATTAACGTGAGACTGATGTGTGCAGATAAGATTTTTTCTAAAATTCATATTGGGTTTTTATAATAGATAGTGTTATGGTCCAGATTCCGGTTAAAAAATAATCCCTTTAGAA encodes:
- a CDS encoding PINc/VapC family ATPase, with amino-acid sequence MRIVPDTSVIVDGRITRIVQEEDYQGCEVIVPEAVVSELENQANKGRDSGYNGLEELKNLQKLHSQGKVHLSYVGRRPNLEEISLARGGEIDAMIRDTAGENKATLITSDKVQKEVAEAQGLNAVYLKPEMLEYQDIEVTKYFDKHTMSVHLKENVVPIAKKGKPGNIKLVRIRSKPLTRGQVEYMAREIVERAKSDFKSFIEIEREGATVVQFREYRISIARPPFSDGIEITVVRPVAKVSMDSYRLPDKLIDRLTTSAKGILIAGPPGAGKTTFAQAAAEFYQKLGTIVKTMESPRDLQVGDEITQYAPLEKDMSKTADILLLVRPDYTIYDELRKTKDFRIFADMRMAGVGMIGVVHATRPIDAIQRIIGRVELGMIPSIVDTTIYIDEGRVAAIYDIKLTVKVPSGMLEADLSRPVIEIRDFETGDLVHEIYTYGEQTIVMDVGMTQFKKTPIQKMAEKEIIKEVKKIVRGQVEVDMKSDRRATVWVEEDSIPKLIGKKGKNIDELEGNVGISIGVESIEAKKGTTTKTRRKKENIPELLPSEYVAVKVEMSGNYVVLNFGKDVVGTPFDILVDDDYLFTATVGKKGTIKIKRDIELAEIIINAKRSNLSIQARIRKE
- the hisS gene encoding histidine--tRNA ligase; this encodes MELQKPRGTRDFLFDDMKKRKLVENTMRRVFETYGYQEIKTPIFEDLSLFTLKSGEGIIEEIYNFQDKGGRDLALRPELTAPVARLYLNNLQKAPRPIKMYYFGSCFRYERPQAGRFRQFWQLGCELIGGKSPDSEAEIIAMAAQCLEELELEDYQIHLGNLGILRGILNQDSVSADEQDQIMALIDKGDAGELEKLLEDLELPAESRNILMELIGMRGHQEVISTVEKIISTYPDALNSLKELETLLGMLEAFGFSDYVVDLGIARGLDYYTGTVFEIYVEGLGAQKQISGGGTYNLIELFGGEKVESTGFAFGFDRVMEALKIQGTTAPSEGRVDVFVAPISSEMKLDAFKITQELRNSGISTDVELADRKFKKVLSFASKSGAKYVVLVGAREMEEGKVTIKDMESGDQEQISLEMVREVLVDRINVKE
- the hisI gene encoding phosphoribosyl-AMP cyclohydrolase, with amino-acid sequence MEIPQLNYRHVVNGEKLVIALSQDYKTGEVLMVAYMNRDAFKKTIETGNAHYWSTSRNQLWFKGESSGHVQEVKEIFTDCDQDAVLLKVKQVGAACHEGYYSCFFREIKDKGQKLEIVKERVFAPEKVYGDK
- a CDS encoding sugar phosphate isomerase/epimerase, whose protein sequence is MKIGVSTLALYPQPLPEVLEFLEEKNVDYCEIINEYPYHEIDDGLLDSYQVKLTVHSPLSDINLASHNQLIRNSSITSVKRSMDKAVEWNADLVVVHPGSMPIMGKKIADNILKYNLESLVECAEYAQDLGIFMCVENMPVIEGLLYQDLNELNSLLEEIEVYMTLDVGHAHNSGFSSSQMFDYPLIKHVHLSDNDGTFDQHNALGTGNIDFDSLFKNMAEAQYDGIVMVEVKDPQDVIQSLNFIEKMV